The Anaeromyxobacter sp. nucleotide sequence AGGGAGACCCGACGCTGCTGCGCCTGGCCCTGGAGAACCTGCTGCGCAACGCCTGGAAGTTCACCTCCCACCACGCCGCGGCGCGCATCACCGTGGGCCGCCGGGAGGCCCGGGGCCGCCAGGCCTTCTTCGTCGCTGACGACGGGGCGGGCTTCGACATGGCCTACGTCGACAAGCTCTTCCAGCCGTTCCAGCGGCTGCACCGGTCGAGCGAGTTCCCGGGCACCGGCATCGGGCTGGCCACGGTGAGCCGGGTGGTCCGGCGCCACGGCGGCGAGGCCTGGGCCGAGGGGGCCGTCGAGCAGGGCGCCACCATCTACTTCACGCTGCAGGGCCACGGAGGCCACCATGCCGAACAAGGTCATCCTGCTGGTCGAGGACAACCCGAAGGACGTCCTGCTGACGCAGCGCGCCTTCCAGCAGAGCAAGATCGCCAACGACCTGCAGGTGGTGCGTGACGGCGCCGAGGCCCTGGAGTACCTGCACGGCCCGGGCGCCGGCACGCCGGCCCGGCCCGCGCCCGCGCTGGTGCTGCTGGACCTGAAGCTGCCCAAGGTGGACGGCCTGGAGGTGCTGCGCCGCATCCGGCAGGACGAGCGCACCAGGCTGCTGCCGGTGGTGATCCTCACCAGCTCCAACGAGGAGCGGGACGTGCTGCTGGGCTACCACGGCGGCGCCAACAGCTACATCCGCAAGCCGGTCGACTTCCGCCAGTTCACCGAGGCGGTGGCCAGCCTGGGGCTCTACTGGCTGGTGCTGAACGAGCCGCCCCCCAGGGCGCGGTAGGCCATCCGGATGCCAGCGCGACACGCCGAGGCCGGGGAGGGTGCCATGCGGGTGCTCAACGTCGAGGATCGCGCCCAGGACTCGGCGCTCATCGAGCGCGAGCTGCGCAAGCGCTTCGGGGCGGTGGCCCTGACCCGCGTCGAGACCCCCGAGGCCTTCGCCGCGGCGCTCCAGGACGGCGCCTGGGACCTGGTCATCGCCGACCACCGGCTGCCGCGCTTCAGCTCGCTGGCCGCCCTGGCGGCGCTGCAGGCCTCGGGCAGGGACCTGCCGCTCATCGTGGTCTCGGGCACCATGGGGGTGGACTTCGCGGTGGAGGCCATGCGGGCCGGCGCGCGCGACTACCTGGTCAAGTCGGACCTGGTGCGCCTCGGGGCGGTGGTGGAGCGCGAGGTCCGGGACGCGGCGGCCCGCCGGCTGCTGGCGGCGCGCCACGTCCTCACCGGCGAGGTGCTGGAGGTCCTGAACGGGTCCGGGGAGCTGGCGCCCCAGCTCCGCGGCGTGCTCGAGAGGCTGCGCCGCCACGCCGGGGCCGACGCCGCCGGGATCCGGCTGCGCGCCGCGCAGGACTTCCCCTACGCCATGCAGGTGGGCTTCGACGAGGCGTTCCTGGCGGCGGAGCGCACGCTCTGCCAGCCCGGCGGGCCCGCCGCCGATCCGCGCGGCGGCTGCCCCGCCGACCTGGCCTGCCTCTGCGGGGCCGTGCTCCTGCAGCGCCCTGAGGCCGCCGGCCTGCTGACGCCGCGTGGCGCCTACGTGACCGGCGCGCTCGGCGCCGACCTGGGGCGCGGCGGCCAGGCCAGCGCCCTGCCGCACCTGCGGGGCCGCTGCGCCCTGGACGGCTACCAGTCGCTGGCGCTCCTGCCGCTGCGCAGCGGGCCGGAGGTGGTGGGCCTGCTCCAGCTCAACGCCCGGGCGCCGGACCGCTTCGACCCCGCCCTGGTCCAGTTCCTCGAGGAGGTGGCCCCGAGCCTGGGGCTGGCGGTCGAGCGGCGCCGCGCCGAGGAGGCCCTGCACGCCAGCCAGGAGCGCTACCGGGTGCTGGTCGAGACCTCGCCCAACGGGGTGGCGCTGGCCGGGCCGGACCAGGCCATCCTCATGGCCAACGGGCGGCTGGCCGGCCTGCTGGGCCTGGCGGGGGCCGAGGCGCTGGAGGGCCGGCGGCTGACCGACTTCGTGGCCGAGGAGGACCGGGCGCGGGCCGCGGTCGAGCTGGCCCAGGTGGTGTCGGCCACCGGGCGGGGCGAGAGCGTGCTGCGCTTCCGCCACGGGGAGGCGGCCTTCGAGGGGGAGGTGTCGTCGGCGGCCACCGCCGGACCCGACGGGGAGCGGGCCAGCCTGGTGGTGGTGATCCGCGACGTCACCGAGCGGCGACGGCTGCAGGCGCGGCTGGCGCAGTCCGACCGGATGGCCAGCGTGGGGATGCTGGCCGCCGGGGTGGCCCACGAGATCAACAACCCGCTCACCTACGTGCTCTTCAACCTGGAGAGCCTGGCCGCCGACCTGCCCGCCGTGGAGGCGGCGCTGCCCCCGTCGGCGGAGCCGCCGGAGCTGGTCCAGCGCGCCCGCGAGGCGCTCGAGGGGGGGCGCCGCATCCGCGAGATCGTTCGCGACCTGCGGGTCTTCTCCCGGGCCGGGGACGACCGGCTCGCGCCGGTGCAGGTGAACCGGGTCATCGAGGGCGCCGTCAACATGACCCACCACGAGGTGAAGTACCGGGCCCGGCTGGTCCTGGACCTCGGCGCGCTGCCACCGGTCCGGGCCAACGAGGGCCGGCTGGCCCAGGTGTTCCTCAACCTGCTGGTCAACGCCGCCCAGGCCATCCCCGAGGGGGACGTGGAGCGGAACCGCATCACCATCCGGACCTGGAGCGAGGGCGCCGCCGTGCTGGCGGAGGTGCGCGACACCGGCGCCGGCATCCCGCCGGAGCACCTGGCCCGCATCTTCGACCCCTTCTTCACCACCAAGCCGGCCGGCATCGGCACCGGCCTGGGGCTGGCCATCAGCCGGGGCATCGTGGAGGAGGCGGGCGGGCGCATCACCGTGGAGAGCCGCCCGGGGGAGGGGGCCCGCTTCCTGGTGCAGCTGCCGGCCATCGCCGAGGAGGTCGCGCCGGCCCGGGCGCCGCCGCCCGGCGCCGCGCTGCCGCCGCCGGCCGGACGCCGCGGGCGGGTGCTGGTGGTGGACGACGAGGCCATCGTCCGGTCGGCGGTGGTGCGGCTCCTGCGGGCCGAGCACGACACCGCCGAGGCCGCCAGCGGCCGCGAGGCCGAGGCGCTGCTGTTCGCCGACGACGGCTACGACGTCATCCTCTCGGACCTGATCATGCCGGAGGTGTCGGGGATGGACCTCTACCAGGGGCTGGCCGCCTCCCGCCCGGACCTGGCCGCCCGCATGGTGTTCATGAGCGGCGGCGCCTTCACCGCGCAGGCCAGCCTCTTCCTGGAGCAGGTCGCGAACATCCGCATCGACAAGCCGTTCGACGCCAGCAACCTGCGGAAGCTGGTGCGGGTGCTGGTGGCGGCGCGCGGCGGGTGAGGCCGTCCCGCTCACGCCGGCCCGTCCGGGTGCGCTAGGCTGGGCTCATGATCGGTGCGCGCCCTGGGCGGGTCATCTCGGTGGGTGGCGGCAAGGGTGGGGTTGGCAAGAGCGTGGTGGCCGCCAACCTGGCGGTGGCCATGGCCCAGCAGGGCGCCCGGGTGGTGCTGGTGGACGCCGACCTGGGCTCCCCCAACCAGCACACCCTCTTCGGCCTGACCCGGCCCGGCCCCGGCGTGGAGGCCTTCCTGGCCGGGCGGCTGGAGGACCTGGGCGCGGCCGCGGTGGACGTGGGGGTCCCGAACCTGCGCCTGGTGCCGGGGAACGGCGGCGTGGTGGGCACCGCCAACCTGCCCTCGGCCCGCAAGCTCAAGCTGCTGCGCCACGTGCTGGCCCTGCCGGCCGACGTGGTGGTGGTGGACGTGGGCGCCGGCGTGTCGTTCAACGTGCTCGACCTCTTCGACGCCGCCGACCTGCGCCTGGTGGTGATGACCCCGCAGCTCACCTCGGCGCAGAACGCCTACGCCTTCATGAAGAGCGCCGTCTTCCGCGAGCTGCGGCGCCTGGCGGCGGCCACCGGGCAGCAGGCGCTGGTGGACGAGGCCGACGAGGGGGCCGAGCCCACCGGCAGCGCCGCCCAGCTGCTGGCGCGGCTGGCCAGCTCGTCCCCGGCGCTGGCCGCCACGCTGCAGGCGGGGCTCTCGGCCTTCGGGGCCCGGCTGCTCGGCAACCAGCTCTTCGAGCCGCGCGAGGTGAACGTCATCTACGCCATCTCCCGGATGGCGCGCGACTACCTGGGGCTGGAGGTGCCGGTGCTGGGCTCGCTGCGCGCCAGCCGGCGCATGCACGACTCGGTGGACGGCGGGCGGCCCTACCTGCTGCACGCCGGGGTGGACGGCGACGAGTGCGCCGCCTCGCTGCGCGCCATCGCCGCCGCGCTGCTCGAGGCGCCGCTGCCGCGCCACCAGCCTTCGCCGCGCCCCGGCGCCGAGGGGGCGCCCGCCGCGCCGCCGGCCCACCGGCTGGCCGAGGCCGGCGCGCCGCTGCCGGTGGCGGTCTCGGCCTACGAGCGGGCCTGCCACCGCCACCCGGTCAACGTGACCGTCACGCTGGTCTACCCGGGCGGCGTCCTGACCGCCCAGGTGCGCGACGTGAGCGAGGGCGGCGCGCTGCTGGAGCTGGACCGGCCGCCGCCGGCCGGCACCCGCCTCGCCATGGTCTTCACCAGCCTGGACGATCAGCCCAGCCTGGCCTGCGTGGTGCGCCACGCCTCGGCGGCCTCGCGGCGCGCCGGGGTGGAGTTCGTGGCCGATCCCGAGGCCGCCCGCCGCGCCGCCGCCGGCCTGCGCCGGGAGGGGGCCCTGGCCGAGGTCATGGACGGGGCCACACCCGCAGCGTGAGCAGCACCCGCTCGCCGCCGCCGCCCGGCGCGGCGGGCCAGCGCTCCAGCCGGACCAGCTCGAAGGTGCCGCGCCCGGCCACGTGGAAGAGCGCGCTGCGCTCGCCGCTCGGCTGGCGGGGGCCCGACACCTGCAGGGTCAGGACGTCGCCGGCCGAGGAGAGGAGCACCGCCTGGAAGGACGGGCGCAAGAGGCCCGAGACCACCCCGATGGTCCAGTCGGCCAGGTCGATGGCCTTGTCGGCCTCCCAGACGTCGATGGTCTCCAGCCTCGGCATCGCTCCCTCCGCTCGCTCAGGGTGTGGCGCCCGGGGTCGCCGGGCCTTCGGGGCCCAGCCGGCCCAGCCGGCGCAGCTGCGGCGCGCGCCAGGCCACCAGGCCCACCGTCAGCAGGGTCATCACGCCGCCGAAGACCACCGAGGGCACCACCCCGAGCAGGCGCGCGGCCACGCCGCTCTCGAAGGCCCCCAGCTCGTTGGACGAGCCGATGAAGAAGCTGTTCACCGCCGCCACGCGCCCCATCTTGTCCTGCGGCGTCCAGAGCTGCACCAGCGTGCCGCGCAGCACCACCGAGACGCCGTCCAGCGCCCCGCCCACGGCCAGCAGGGCCAGCGAGAGCGCGTAGGAGCGGGAGAAGGCGAAGGCGATCCAGGTGAGGCCGAAGAGCGCCACGCAGCCCAGCAGGGCCCGCCCGGCGCGGGCGAAGTGGCCGAAGCGGGCCAGCCCCAGCGACATGGCCACCGATCCGACGGCCGGCGCGGCGCGCAGCAGGCCGAAGCCGACCTCGCCCACGCCCAGCACGTCCCTGGCGAAGATGGGCAGGAGCGCCGCCGCGCCGCCGAAGAGGACGGCGAAGAGGTCCAGGCTGAGCGCGCCCACCAGGATGGGCTGCGAGAAGACGAACCGCACCCCGTCGGAGAGCCCGTCGAGCAGGCCACCGACCGGGGAGGCCGGGCGAGGGCGCGGCCGGACCGCCGCCATGGTGAGGAGCCCGGCCGCCGAGAGGGTCACCACCACCGCGTAGGCCAGCCGCGGCCCGCCCACCGCGATGAGCAGGCCGCCCACCGCCGGGCCCACCACCATGGCGGTGTGGAAGATGGAGGAGCGCCAGGTGGTGGCGTTCTGGTAGTGCTCCCGCGGCAGGAGCTCGGTGCCCAGCGCGGCCGAGGCCGGGCGGAAGAAGGCCCGGCCCAGGCCCGCCAGCGCCTGCGCGCCGTAGAGGGGGAGGGCGCCGGAGGGGGCGCCCAGGCTGAGCACCAGCAGCAGGAGCCCGCTGGCCGCCACCGCCGCCAGGCTGGCCAGCGAGATGGCGCGGCGGTCGTGCCGGTCGGCCGCCCACCCGCCCACCAGGGTGAGGGCCAGGAAGGGGACGGCCTCGGCCAGGCCCACCAGGCCCAGCGCCAGCGGGTCGCCGGTGAGCTCGTAGACCTGCCAGCCGAGCACCGCGCTCTGGATCTGGGTGGCCACGAAGACCGCGGCCATGCCGGCCAGGTAGGCGCGGTACTCGGGGAAGCGCAGGGAGGCGTACGGGT carries:
- a CDS encoding response regulator, giving the protein MPNKVILLVEDNPKDVLLTQRAFQQSKIANDLQVVRDGAEALEYLHGPGAGTPARPAPALVLLDLKLPKVDGLEVLRRIRQDERTRLLPVVILTSSNEERDVLLGYHGGANSYIRKPVDFRQFTEAVASLGLYWLVLNEPPPRAR
- a CDS encoding response regulator, which translates into the protein MPARHAEAGEGAMRVLNVEDRAQDSALIERELRKRFGAVALTRVETPEAFAAALQDGAWDLVIADHRLPRFSSLAALAALQASGRDLPLIVVSGTMGVDFAVEAMRAGARDYLVKSDLVRLGAVVEREVRDAAARRLLAARHVLTGEVLEVLNGSGELAPQLRGVLERLRRHAGADAAGIRLRAAQDFPYAMQVGFDEAFLAAERTLCQPGGPAADPRGGCPADLACLCGAVLLQRPEAAGLLTPRGAYVTGALGADLGRGGQASALPHLRGRCALDGYQSLALLPLRSGPEVVGLLQLNARAPDRFDPALVQFLEEVAPSLGLAVERRRAEEALHASQERYRVLVETSPNGVALAGPDQAILMANGRLAGLLGLAGAEALEGRRLTDFVAEEDRARAAVELAQVVSATGRGESVLRFRHGEAAFEGEVSSAATAGPDGERASLVVVIRDVTERRRLQARLAQSDRMASVGMLAAGVAHEINNPLTYVLFNLESLAADLPAVEAALPPSAEPPELVQRAREALEGGRRIREIVRDLRVFSRAGDDRLAPVQVNRVIEGAVNMTHHEVKYRARLVLDLGALPPVRANEGRLAQVFLNLLVNAAQAIPEGDVERNRITIRTWSEGAAVLAEVRDTGAGIPPEHLARIFDPFFTTKPAGIGTGLGLAISRGIVEEAGGRITVESRPGEGARFLVQLPAIAEEVAPARAPPPGAALPPPAGRRGRVLVVDDEAIVRSAVVRLLRAEHDTAEAASGREAEALLFADDGYDVILSDLIMPEVSGMDLYQGLAASRPDLAARMVFMSGGAFTAQASLFLEQVANIRIDKPFDASNLRKLVRVLVAARGG
- a CDS encoding P-loop NTPase codes for the protein MIGARPGRVISVGGGKGGVGKSVVAANLAVAMAQQGARVVLVDADLGSPNQHTLFGLTRPGPGVEAFLAGRLEDLGAAAVDVGVPNLRLVPGNGGVVGTANLPSARKLKLLRHVLALPADVVVVDVGAGVSFNVLDLFDAADLRLVVMTPQLTSAQNAYAFMKSAVFRELRRLAAATGQQALVDEADEGAEPTGSAAQLLARLASSSPALAATLQAGLSAFGARLLGNQLFEPREVNVIYAISRMARDYLGLEVPVLGSLRASRRMHDSVDGGRPYLLHAGVDGDECAASLRAIAAALLEAPLPRHQPSPRPGAEGAPAAPPAHRLAEAGAPLPVAVSAYERACHRHPVNVTVTLVYPGGVLTAQVRDVSEGGALLELDRPPPAGTRLAMVFTSLDDQPSLACVVRHASAASRRAGVEFVADPEAARRAAAGLRREGALAEVMDGATPAA
- a CDS encoding MFS transporter encodes the protein MAAVFVATQIQSAVLGWQVYELTGDPLALGLVGLAEAVPFLALTLVGGWAADRHDRRAISLASLAAVAASGLLLLVLSLGAPSGALPLYGAQALAGLGRAFFRPASAALGTELLPREHYQNATTWRSSIFHTAMVVGPAVGGLLIAVGGPRLAYAVVVTLSAAGLLTMAAVRPRPRPASPVGGLLDGLSDGVRFVFSQPILVGALSLDLFAVLFGGAAALLPIFARDVLGVGEVGFGLLRAAPAVGSVAMSLGLARFGHFARAGRALLGCVALFGLTWIAFAFSRSYALSLALLAVGGALDGVSVVLRGTLVQLWTPQDKMGRVAAVNSFFIGSSNELGAFESGVAARLLGVVPSVVFGGVMTLLTVGLVAWRAPQLRRLGRLGPEGPATPGATP